In a genomic window of Nothobranchius furzeri strain GRZ-AD chromosome 14, NfurGRZ-RIMD1, whole genome shotgun sequence:
- the atp5mc3a gene encoding ATP synthase membrane subunit c locus 3a, which yields MYACAKFVSTPAVVRAGSRALYRPLSASVLSRPEAKTESSVSVMPPSPLTQVTLRGFQTSAISRDIDTAAKFIGAGAATVGVAGSGAGIGTVFGSLIIGYARNPSLKQQLFSYAILGFALSEAMGLFCLMVAFLILFAM from the exons ATGTACGCCTGTGCAAAGTTTGTTTCCACACCGGCTGTG GTCCGTGCTGGTTCCCGGGCTCTTTACAGACCCCTGTCAGCTTCTGTGCTGTCCAGGCCTGAAGCTAAAACAGAG aGCTCTGTTTCTGTGATGCCACCAAGTCCCCTCACTCAGGTCACACTGAGAGGCTTCCAGACCAGCGCCATCAGCAGGGACATTGACACTGCTGCCAAGTTCATTGGTGCTGGAGCTGCCACGGTTGGAGTCGCTGGGTCCGGTGCTGGAATTGGGACTGTGTTCGGTAGTCTCATCATTGGTTATGCCAG GAACCCATCACTGAAGCAGCAGCTCTTCTCCTATGCCATCCTGGGATTTGCCCTGTCTGAAGCTATGGGACTCTTCTGTTTGATGGTTGCTTTCCTTATCCTGTTTGCTATGTAA